In Streptomyces sp. NBC_01381, the sequence TACTTGTTGTCGAGCACGTCCTGGACCTTCGCGCGGACGTCGTCCGACGCGAGGCCACGGATCGTCAGCGTCGTACGGCGGCGAAGCACGTCGTCCGCCGTCTCGGCCCACTCCTGGTCACGGGCGTAGACGACCTGCGCCCAGATCTCCGGCGCGTCCGGCGAGATCCGCTCGGCGAGCGCCGGATCCTCGTTCGCCAGGCGGGCGATGTCGAAGGAGAGCGAGCCGTAGTGCGTCGCCAGGTGCTTGGCGGTGTCGGCGGCCATCCGCGGGCCGGGCGCGGGGCCGTCCACCAGGAGACGGTGTGCGACGGCGCGCGGGTTGGCGATGCCGGGCAGCGGAAGCCGCTTCTGCAGCTGCGAGATCGGCTCGTAGTCGTCACCGAGCGGGTGGCCCGGAAGCGACTCCAGCTTCTTCATCACCGTACGGCCGATGTGGCGGAAGGTCGTCCACTTGCCGCCCGCGACGGAGAGCATGCCGCCCGCGCCCTCGGTGACGACCGTCTCGCGCTTGGCCTTCGAGGTGTCGCCGGGGCCGCCGGGCAGCACCCGCAGACCCGCGAAGGAGTACGTGATCAGGTCACGGGACAGCTGCTGGTCGCGGATGGAGAACGCGGCCTCGTCCAGGATCTGCGCGGTGTCGGCCTCGGTGACCTTGACGTCCGCCGGGTCGCCCTCGTACACCTCGTCGGTGGTGCCGAGCAGGAGCATGTCCTCCCAGGGGAGGGCGAAGGTGATGCGGTACTTGTCGATCGGCGTCGCGAGCGCGGCCTTCCAGGGGGCGGTGCGCTTGAGGACCAGGTGCGCGCCCTTGGAGAGACGGATGGAGGGCGCCGCGTCGGGGTTCTCCATCTTGCGCAGGTGGTCGACCCACGGGCCGGTCGCGTTGAGCACGAGCCGCGCGTTGACGCCGAACTCGTCGCCGCTCATGCGGTCCTTGAGCTCCGCGCCGGTGACCCGGCCCTTGGTGAAGCGCAGGCCCGTGACCTCGGCGTGGTTGAGGACGGAGGCACCGGCCTCGACGGCCGCGCGGACCGTCATCAGGGCCATGCGGGAGTCGTTCATCTGGTCGTCGCCGTACACGGCAACGGCCTTCAGGTTGTCCGTGCGCAGCTCCGGCACGTCCTGCGCGGCCTTCGACGGCGAGAGCAGGTGGCCGACGCCGTCGCCGAACGCGGACAGCGCGCTGTACGCGAAGACGCCCGCGCCCAGCTTGGCCGCGCCGTGCGGGCCGCCCTTGTAGACGGGCAGGTAGAAGGTGAGCGGGTTCGCCAGGTGGGGGGCCACCTGACGGGACACCGCGCGACGCTCGAAGTGGTTCTCCGCGACCAGCTTCACCGCGCCGGTCTGCAGGTAGCGCAGACCGCCGTGGAGGAGCTTGGAGGAGGCGGAGGAGGTGGCGCCGGCGAAGTCGCCGGCGTCCACCAGGGCCACCCGCAGTCCCGACTGCGCGGCATGCCAGGCGGTGGAGATGCCCAGGATCCCGCCGCCGATCACCAGGAGGTCGTACGTCGCCTTGGAAAGCTGCTCCCGGGTCTCGGCGCGGCTCGCCACTCCAAAGGAAGCGCGCGAACCGGCAGCCGGATGCGTCCCGAGGGCGGGGACGCTCTGCAGGGTGGTCATGACTTACTCCTCGTCAGCTTTCGTCCTCGAGCCAGCCCATGGTCCGCTCGACGGCCTTGAGCCAGCTCTTGTACTCACGGTCGCGGGTGTCCGCGTCCATGCGGGGGGTCCACTCCGCCGCCCGGCGCCAGTTGGCGCGCAGCTCGTCGGTCGAGGACCAGAAGCCGACGGCGAGACCGGCGGCATAGGCGGCACCGAGGCAGGTGGTCTCGGCGACCATCGGGCGCACCACGGGGGCGTCCAGGAAGTCCGAGAGCGTCTGCATCAGCAGGTTGTTGGAGGTCATGCCGCCGTCGACCTTGAGGGCCGTGAGCTCGACGCCGGAGTCCTTCGTCATGGCGTCGGTGATCTCACGGGTCTGCCAGGCCGTGGCCTCCAGGACGGCGCGCGCGATGTGCGCCTTGGTCACGTACCGGGTCAGACCGGCGATCACACCGCGGGCGTCGGAGCGCCAGTACGGGGCGAACAGGCCGGAGAAGGCGGGTACGAAGTAGGCACCGCCGTTGTCCTCGACCGACGACGCGAGCGTCTCGATCTCGGCGGCGGAGTTGATCAGGCCCATCTGGTCGCGCATCCACTGCACCAGCGAGCCGGTGACGGCGATGGAACCCTCGAGCGCGTAGACCGGCTTCTGCTCGCCGATCTGGTAGCCGACCGTGGTCAGCAGGCCCGAGTAGGAGTTGATGGCCGTCTCACCGGTGTTCATCAGCATGAACGTGCCGGTGCCGTACGTGGACTTGGCCTCGCCCTCGGCGAAACAGGTCTGGCCGAAGAGGGCCGCCTGCTGGTCGCCGAGCGCGGAGGCGACGGGGATGCCGCCGAGGACGTCGCCGAGGGCGCCGCCGGTGACCTCGCCGTAGACCTCGGCGGAGGAGCGGATCTCGGGGAGCATCGCGAGCGGCACGCCGATGGACTCGGCGATCTTCTCGTCCCACTGCATGGTGTGCAGGTTCATCAGCATGGTGCGCGAGGCGTTGGTGACGTCGGTGACGTGCCGGCCGCCGTTGACACCGCCCGTCAGGTTCCAGATGACCCAGGAGTCCATGGTCCCGAAGAGGATGTCGCCGGCCTCGGCGCGCTCGCGCAGGCCCTCGACGTTGTCGAGCAGCCAGCGGGCCTTCGGCCCGGCGAAGTAGCTGGCCAGCGGCAGGCCCGTCTCACGGCGGAAACGGTCCTGGCCGACGTTGCGGCCGAGCTCCTTGCACAGGGCGTCGGTGCGGGTGTCCTGCCAGACGATGGCGTTGTGCACCGGCTCGCCGGTGTTCTTGTCCCAGAGCAGCGTGGTCTCACGCTGGTTGGTGATGCCGATCGCCTTGATGTCGTCGCGGGTGATCTCGGCCTTCGCGATGGCGCTGGCGACGACTTCCTGGACGTTGGTCCAGATCTCGGCGGCGTCGTGCTCGACCCAGCCCGGCTTCGGGAAGATCTGCTCGTGCTCCTTCTGGTCGACCGAGACGATCCGGCCGTCCTTGTCGAAGACGATGCAGCGGCTGGACGTGGTGCCCTGGTCGATGGCCGCGATGAAGGGGCCTGCGGTGTGTGCGTCGGTGGTCACGGTGTGCTCCAGAGTTCTTGCTCGGCGGTCTCAGGCAGTCTCAGGCGGTCATCGGTAGCGGTCGCGGTCCTACTTGAACGCGAGGTTGTAGATACCGCCCGCGATGGCTCCGCCGATCAGCGGACCGACGACCGGCACCCATGCGTACGTCCAGTCCGAGCCGCCCTTGTTCGGCAGCGGGAGCAGGGAGTGCACGATGCGCGGACCCAGGTCACGGACCGGGTTGATGGCGTATCCGGTCGGGCCACCGAGGGAGAGGCCGATGCCGACCACGACGAGCGCGGTGACCAGGGCGCCGAGCACGCCGATGCCGTTGCCGCCGTCGTTCAGGCCCTGGGTGAGGATCGCCAGGACCAGTACGACGGTCGCGATGACCTCGGTGAGCACGTTCTGCGCGTAGTTCCGGATCTCGGGTCCTGTCGAGAAGATGCCGAGCACGGGGCCGGCCTTGGGCGCGGCCTTCTCGTCGACCATGCCCTCCTCGTGGGGCTTCGAGGCCAGGATCTCCGGGTCGGTCAGATGCGCCTGGAACTGGCCCAGGTAGGTGAGCCACACCAGGACGGCGCCGATCATCGCGCCGAACAGCTGCGAGACCAGGTAGAGCGGAACGTCGCTCCACTTGGTGCCGCCCTCGATCGCGAGACCGACGGTGACCGCCGGGTTGAGGTGCGCACCCGAGACGCCGCCGGCCAGGTAGGCAGCCGTCAGCACCGCGAAGCCCCACCCGAAGGTGATCGCGAGCCAGCCTGCGTCCTTGGCCTTGGAGCGCTTGAGAGTGACGGCGGCGCAGACGCCACCGCCGAGCAAGATGAGTACGGCGGTACCGATGGTCTCGCCGATGAAGATGTCGGAGCTGGACACCCGCGACTCCTTTGTCCTTCGTCCAGGGGAAGGCGAACCCCGGGTCCCTCCGGTGGTCCGCGACCTCAGGTGAGGTCGTTGCCGGCCCTTGGCCTTGCCACACTCTAGCGCGTAATGCCGGTAGGTGTTCGACAATGCCGACCGATGGACGCGAGTCTCACCCCGGGGTCAGTTGCTCGTCAAGAGCTCTGTTATTGAAAGCACGATCGTTATTGATCGTTCCGGGTTATCGGTGACCACGGGGTGAAACCGTCCATCGATGGTCGCTCAGAAAGGTGTCCCCTGCACGTTGAGCGCCCCCGAAGGGGCGCGGGGAACTGCGCGACCAGCCACGACGGACCCGCAGGTGATGGACCGCCCTACCAGCGGAGCTAAAACCGCCCAGCGCCCAGGTCCCGCGACACAGCGCGCGCACAATCCCGAACGGCGGCAATCAGGTCAGGCCGGAGCTCGCCGTCCTTCTGGACGCGCTCAACCGCACCCGTGATCCCGACCGCACCGACCGGCATGCGCCGCCGGTCGTGGATGGGGGCCGCCACCGAGGCGATGCCCTCCCAGGTCTCCTCGACATCGGCCGCGTACCCGCGCGCGCGGGTCAGATCGAGTACGCCCTCGAAGTCGTCGGGGTCGACGACGGTGCGCGAGGTGAAGGTCTGCCAGTCGGCCTCGGCGGCCTCGCTGTGCGCCACCGGGTCGTACGCGGCGAGCACCTTGCCGAGCGCCGTGGAGTGCAGCGGCTGCATGGCGCCCACCTCCAGGACCTGGCGGCTGTCGTCGGGCCGGAAGACGTGGTGCACGATCAGGACGCCCTGCTGGTGCAGGACCCCCAGATAGACGCTCTCGCCGCTCGAGCGGGCCAGGTCGTCGGTCCACACCAGGGCGCGGGCCCGCAGCTCGTGCACGTCCAGATAGCTGTTGCCCAGGCGCAGCAGTTCGGCGCCGAGCTGATAGCGGCCCGACGCGGAGTCCTGCTCGACGAAGCCCTCCGCCTGCAGGGTGCGCAGAATGCCGTGGGCCGTGCCCTTGGCCAGGCCAAGGGCGGAAGCGATTTCCGAGAGGCCGAGCCGTCGCTCCCCGCCCGCGAGCAGCCGTAGCATCGCGGCGGCCCGCTCGAGCGACTGGATGTTGCGTGCCATCGCAGCCCCTTCCTCCGTCCCCTCAGATATCAACGTTCGACAATGCTGAACACTATCGGTCGTTGTCGACCTCCCGCTAATGAGTGGCAGGCGGTGTTTCTCGCCGTTTCCCTTAGCGCGTCCGGCACGTGAACACCTGAGCGCCCTGGACCTTCGTCCGGCTACCCTGACCGAGTGCGCCTCCAACCGAAGCGCAAAGCCGACAGCCGTCGCACCTCAGGGAGCTCTTTCATGGCCTCGTTGCCGACCCCCTCGTCCGGTCTCTACGACGGGACCCGAGTCGAAGCCTTCCGCGAAGCCCTCGCCACCAGGGTGGTGGTGGCCGACGGAGCGATGGGCACGATGCTCCAGGCGCAGGACCCGACGCTCGACGACTTCCAGCAGCTCGAGGGCTGTAACGAGATCCTGAACGTGACCCGGCCGGACATCGTCCGCTCGGTCCACGAGGAGTACTTCGCCGTCGGTGTCGACTGTGTCGAGACGAACACGTTCGGTGCGAACTTCGCCGCCCTGAACGAGTACGACATCCCCGAGCGGAACTTCGAGCTCTCCGAGGCCGGCGCCCGCATCGCCCGCGAGGTCGCCGACGAGTTCACCGAGAAGACCGGGCAGCAGCGCTGGGTCCTCGGCTCCATGGGCCCCGGCACCAAGCTGCCGACCCTGGGCCACGCCCCGTACACCGTGCTGCGCGACGCCTACCAGATCAACGCCGAGGGCATGATCGCCGGCGGCGCCGACGCGCTCCTGGTGGAGACCACCCAGGACCTCCTGCAGACGAAGTCCGCGATCCTCGGCGCCCGCCGCGCCCTGGACGCCACCGGCGCGAACCTCCCGCTGATCTGCTCGGTCACGGTCGAGACCACCGGCACGATGCTCCTCGGCTCCGAGATCGGCGCAGCCCTGACGGCCCTGGAGCCGCTCGGCATCGACATGATCGGCCTGAACTGCGCCACGGGCCCGGCCGAGATGAGCGAGCACCTGCGCTATCTCGCCCGCCATTCGCGCATCCCGATCTCCTGCATGCCCAACGCGGGCCTGCCGGTCCTGGGCAAGGACGGCGCCCACTACCCCCTGACGGCGCCCGAGCTCGCCGACGCCCAGGAGACCTTCGTACGCGAATACGGCCTCTCTCTGGTCGGCGGCTGCTGCGGCACCACCCCCGAGCACCTGCGCCAGGTCGTCGAGCGGGTGCGCGGCGTGCAGACGCCCGTCCGTCAGCCGCACCCCGAGCCGGGTGCCGCCTCGCTCTACCAGACCGTGCCGTTCCGCCAGGACACCGCGTACATGGCGATCGGCGAGCGCACGAACGCCAACGGCTCGAAGAAGTTCCGCGAGGCCATGCTGGAGGGCCGCTGGGACGACTGCGTGGAGATGGCCCGCGACCAGATCCGCGAGGGCGCGCACATGCTCGACCTGTGCGTCGACTACGTCGGCCGTGACGGCGTCGCCGACATGGAGGAGCTTGCGGGCCGCTTCGCCACCGCCTCCACCCTGCCCATCGTCCTGGACTCCACGGAGCTGCCCGTTCTCCAGGCCGGCCTGGAGAAGCTCGGCGGCCGCGCGGTCATCAACTCGGTCAACTACGAGGACGGCGACGGCCCCGAGTCGCGCTTCACGAAGGTCACCGCGCTCGCCAAGGAGCACGGCGCCGCGCTGATCGCGCTGACCATCGACGAGGAGGGCCAGGCCCGCACCGTCGAGCACAAGGTCGCCATCGCCGAGCGGCTCATCGAGGACCTGACCGGCAACTGGGGCATCCACGAGTCGGACATCCTCATCGACACCCTGACCTTCACCATCTGCACCGGTCAGGAGGAGTCCCGCAAGGACGGCATCCACACCATCGAGGCCATCCGGGAGCTCAAGCGCCGCCGCCCGGACGTGCAGACCACCCTGGGTCTGTCCAACATCTCCTTCGGCCTCAACCCGGCCGCCCGCGTGCTGCTCAACTCCGTCTTCCTCGACGAGTGCGTCAAGGCGGGCCTGGACTCGGCGATCGTGCACGCCTCCAAGATCCTGCCGATCGCGCGCTTCGACGACGAGCAGGTGAAGGTCGCAAGCGACCTCATCTACGACCGCAGGGAAGAGGGCTACGACCCCCTCCAGAAGCTCATGGAGCTCTTCGAGGGCGTCTCCACCAAGTCCATGAAGGCGGGCAAGGCCGAGGAGCTCCTGGCCCTGCCGCTGGACGAGCGCCTGCAGCGCCGCATCATCGACGGCGAGAAGAACGGCCTGGAGGCGGACCTGGACGAGGCCCTCCAGGACACGCCCGCCCTCGACATCGTCAACAACACCCTCCTCGAGGGCATGAAGGTCGTCGGCGAGCTCTTCGGATCCGGCCAGATGCAGCTGCCGTTCGTGCTGCAGTCCGCCGAGGTCATGAAGACCGCGGTCGCCCATCTAGAACCGCACATGGAGAAGTCGGACGCCGAGGGCAAGGGCACCATCGTGCTCGCCACCGTGCGCGGCGACGTGCACGACATCGGCAAGAACCTCGTCGACATCATCCTGTCCAACAACGGCTACAACGTGGTCAACCTGGGCATCAAGCAGCCCGTCGCCGCGATCCTGGACGCCGCCGAGGAGCACCGCGCGGACGTCATCGGCATGTCGGGCCTCCTGGTCAAGTCGACGGTGATCATGAAGGAGAACCTGGAGGAGCTCAACCAGCGCAAGCTGGCGGCCGACTTCCCGGTGATCCTCGGCGGCGCGGCCCTGACCCGTGCGTACGTCGAGCAGGACCTGCACGAGATCTACGAGGGCGAAGTGCGCTACGCCCGCGACGCGTTCGAGGGCCTGCGCCTGATGGACGCCCTCATCGCGGTCAAGCGGGGGGTGCCCGGCGCGACCCTGCCGGAGCTCAAGCAGCGCCGGGTCCAGAGCAAGGCATCCGCCGCCGTCCTGGAGGTCAACGAGGACGAGGGGCCCGCCCGCTCGGACGTCGCGGTCGACAACCCCATTCCGGAGCCGCCGTTCTGGGGCACCCGCGTCGTCAAGGGCATCCAGCTCAAGGAGTACGCGTCCTGGCTGGACGAGGGCGCCCTCTTCAAGGGCCAGTGGGGTCTCAAGCAGGCCAGGACC encodes:
- the metH gene encoding methionine synthase, yielding MASLPTPSSGLYDGTRVEAFREALATRVVVADGAMGTMLQAQDPTLDDFQQLEGCNEILNVTRPDIVRSVHEEYFAVGVDCVETNTFGANFAALNEYDIPERNFELSEAGARIAREVADEFTEKTGQQRWVLGSMGPGTKLPTLGHAPYTVLRDAYQINAEGMIAGGADALLVETTQDLLQTKSAILGARRALDATGANLPLICSVTVETTGTMLLGSEIGAALTALEPLGIDMIGLNCATGPAEMSEHLRYLARHSRIPISCMPNAGLPVLGKDGAHYPLTAPELADAQETFVREYGLSLVGGCCGTTPEHLRQVVERVRGVQTPVRQPHPEPGAASLYQTVPFRQDTAYMAIGERTNANGSKKFREAMLEGRWDDCVEMARDQIREGAHMLDLCVDYVGRDGVADMEELAGRFATASTLPIVLDSTELPVLQAGLEKLGGRAVINSVNYEDGDGPESRFTKVTALAKEHGAALIALTIDEEGQARTVEHKVAIAERLIEDLTGNWGIHESDILIDTLTFTICTGQEESRKDGIHTIEAIRELKRRRPDVQTTLGLSNISFGLNPAARVLLNSVFLDECVKAGLDSAIVHASKILPIARFDDEQVKVASDLIYDRREEGYDPLQKLMELFEGVSTKSMKAGKAEELLALPLDERLQRRIIDGEKNGLEADLDEALQDTPALDIVNNTLLEGMKVVGELFGSGQMQLPFVLQSAEVMKTAVAHLEPHMEKSDAEGKGTIVLATVRGDVHDIGKNLVDIILSNNGYNVVNLGIKQPVAAILDAAEEHRADVIGMSGLLVKSTVIMKENLEELNQRKLAADFPVILGGAALTRAYVEQDLHEIYEGEVRYARDAFEGLRLMDALIAVKRGVPGATLPELKQRRVQSKASAAVLEVNEDEGPARSDVAVDNPIPEPPFWGTRVVKGIQLKEYASWLDEGALFKGQWGLKQARTGDGPTYEGLVETEGRPRLRGWLDELHTKNMLEAAVVHGYFPCVSKGDDLILLNDDGSERTRFSFPRQRRGRRLCLADFFRPEESGEIDVVGLQVVTVGSKIGEATAKLFAADSYRDYLELHGLSVQLAEALAEYWHARVRAELGFGGEDPANVEDMFDLKYRGARFSLGYGACPDLEDRAKIAELLQPERIGVQLSEEFQLHPEQSTDAIVIHHPEAKYFNAR
- a CDS encoding MIP/aquaporin family protein encodes the protein MSSSDIFIGETIGTAVLILLGGGVCAAVTLKRSKAKDAGWLAITFGWGFAVLTAAYLAGGVSGAHLNPAVTVGLAIEGGTKWSDVPLYLVSQLFGAMIGAVLVWLTYLGQFQAHLTDPEILASKPHEEGMVDEKAAPKAGPVLGIFSTGPEIRNYAQNVLTEVIATVVLVLAILTQGLNDGGNGIGVLGALVTALVVVGIGLSLGGPTGYAINPVRDLGPRIVHSLLPLPNKGGSDWTYAWVPVVGPLIGGAIAGGIYNLAFK
- a CDS encoding glycerol-3-phosphate dehydrogenase/oxidase, with product MTTLQSVPALGTHPAAGSRASFGVASRAETREQLSKATYDLLVIGGGILGISTAWHAAQSGLRVALVDAGDFAGATSSASSKLLHGGLRYLQTGAVKLVAENHFERRAVSRQVAPHLANPLTFYLPVYKGGPHGAAKLGAGVFAYSALSAFGDGVGHLLSPSKAAQDVPELRTDNLKAVAVYGDDQMNDSRMALMTVRAAVEAGASVLNHAEVTGLRFTKGRVTGAELKDRMSGDEFGVNARLVLNATGPWVDHLRKMENPDAAPSIRLSKGAHLVLKRTAPWKAALATPIDKYRITFALPWEDMLLLGTTDEVYEGDPADVKVTEADTAQILDEAAFSIRDQQLSRDLITYSFAGLRVLPGGPGDTSKAKRETVVTEGAGGMLSVAGGKWTTFRHIGRTVMKKLESLPGHPLGDDYEPISQLQKRLPLPGIANPRAVAHRLLVDGPAPGPRMAADTAKHLATHYGSLSFDIARLANEDPALAERISPDAPEIWAQVVYARDQEWAETADDVLRRRTTLTIRGLASDDVRAKVQDVLDNK
- a CDS encoding IclR family transcriptional regulator — its product is MARNIQSLERAAAMLRLLAGGERRLGLSEIASALGLAKGTAHGILRTLQAEGFVEQDSASGRYQLGAELLRLGNSYLDVHELRARALVWTDDLARSSGESVYLGVLHQQGVLIVHHVFRPDDSRQVLEVGAMQPLHSTALGKVLAAYDPVAHSEAAEADWQTFTSRTVVDPDDFEGVLDLTRARGYAADVEETWEGIASVAAPIHDRRRMPVGAVGITGAVERVQKDGELRPDLIAAVRDCARAVSRDLGAGRF
- the glpK gene encoding glycerol kinase GlpK, producing MTTDAHTAGPFIAAIDQGTTSSRCIVFDKDGRIVSVDQKEHEQIFPKPGWVEHDAAEIWTNVQEVVASAIAKAEITRDDIKAIGITNQRETTLLWDKNTGEPVHNAIVWQDTRTDALCKELGRNVGQDRFRRETGLPLASYFAGPKARWLLDNVEGLRERAEAGDILFGTMDSWVIWNLTGGVNGGRHVTDVTNASRTMLMNLHTMQWDEKIAESIGVPLAMLPEIRSSAEVYGEVTGGALGDVLGGIPVASALGDQQAALFGQTCFAEGEAKSTYGTGTFMLMNTGETAINSYSGLLTTVGYQIGEQKPVYALEGSIAVTGSLVQWMRDQMGLINSAAEIETLASSVEDNGGAYFVPAFSGLFAPYWRSDARGVIAGLTRYVTKAHIARAVLEATAWQTREITDAMTKDSGVELTALKVDGGMTSNNLLMQTLSDFLDAPVVRPMVAETTCLGAAYAAGLAVGFWSSTDELRANWRRAAEWTPRMDADTRDREYKSWLKAVERTMGWLEDES